One genomic region from Chelmon rostratus isolate fCheRos1 chromosome 11, fCheRos1.pri, whole genome shotgun sequence encodes:
- the flrt3 gene encoding leucine-rich repeat transmembrane protein FLRT3: MVRQCKAFILFLIRIGLLLGLANPLVTSASCPSACRCDGTFIYCNDRGLTSIPTGLPQDATVLFLQNNRIKSSGIPTELRRLSNVEKIYLYCNNLDEFPTNLPLGLKELHLQENNVRMITHASLAQIPYIEELHLDDNSVSAVSIEEGAFRDSNHLRLLFLSRNHLSTIPSGLPMSIEELRFDDNRISSISEQSLQDLINLKRLILDGNLLNNRGIGEMAFINLINLTELSLVRNSLTSPPANLPGTSLEKLQLQDNHINRVPPGAFAFLRQLYRLDLSGNNLSSLPQGVFEDLDNLTQLLLRNNPWQCTCRMKWVRDWLRSLPSKVNVRGFMCQGPDKVKGMAIKDLTTDMFDCTDSELSPTYETSTVSNTLRPSQPQWPLFVTKRPVVKGPDIGKNYHSTTTSSGRKIITISVKSSSADTIHISWRVSQPMTALRLSWLKLGHSPAFGSITETIVQGERKEYLLTALEPESSYRICMVPMETSNIYLSDETPVCIETETGSHKSYNPTTTLNREQEKEPYKNSSLPLAAIIGGAVALLAIIMLALVCWYVHRNGSLFSRNCTYNKGRRRKDDYAEAGTKKDNSILEIRETSFQMIPINHLPVSKEEFVIHTIFPPNGLSLYKSPHSENNINNRSYRDSGIPDSDHSHS, from the coding sequence ATGGTGCGTCAATGCAAGGCCTttatcctcttcctcatcaggATCGGGCTGCTGCTGGGTCTTGCTAACCCCCTGGTGACCTCCGCCTCATGTCCCTCAGCTTGCCGCTGTGATGGAACCTTCATCTACTGTAATGACCGTGGCCTGACTTCCATCCCTACTGGTCTACCCCAGGATGCTACAGTGCTCTTTCTGCAAAACAATCGCATCAAGAGTTCAGGCATTCCCACCGAGCTCCGCAGGCTctcaaatgtggagaagatcTACCTTTACTGCAACAATCTGGATGAGTTCCCCACCAACCTTCCCCTTGGGCTAAAAGAGCTTCACCTTCAGGAGAACAACGTTCGGATGATTACCCACGCCTCTTTAGCCCAAATTCCCTACATTGAAGAACTGCACCTGGATGATAACTCTGTATCAGCAGTCAGCATAGAGGAGGGGGCCTTCAGAGACAGTAATCACCTGAGActgctttttctctccagaAACCACCTAAGTACCATCCCTTCAGGCCTACCCATGAGCATTGAGGAGCTGCGCTTTGATGACAACCGCATCTCTTCCATCTCAGAGCAGTCGCTGCAAGATCTCATCAACCTGAAGCGATTAATCCTGGATGGTAACCTGCTCAACAACCGCGGGATCGGGGAGATGGCTTTCATCAACCTGATCAACCTGACTGAGCTCTCGCTAGTGAGAAACTCCTTGACATCACCGCCAGCCAACTTGCCAGGCACCAGtttggagaagctgcagctaCAAGATAATCACATCAATCGGGTCCCACCTGGGGCTTTTGCCTTCCTTAGGCAGCTGTATCGCCTGGACCTGTCTGGCAACAACCTGAGCAGCCTCCCTCAGGGTGTATTTGAAGATCTGGACAATCTCACACAGCTCTTGCTACGCAACAACCCCTGGCAATGCACTTGCAGGATGAAATGGGTGCGTGATTGGCTGCGGTCATTGCCATCTAAGGTGAATGTACGTGGCTTCATGTGCCAGGGTCCTGATAAGGTCAAAGGCATGGCAATTAAAGATCTCACTACGGACATGTTTGACTGCACAGATTCAGAGCTCAGCCCCACGTATGAGACAAGCACAGTCTCCAACACTTTACGCCCCTCACAGCCCCAGTGGCCCTTGTTTGTGACTAAAAGGCCTGTAGTAAAAGGGCCTGACATCGGTAAGAATTACCACAGCACTACCACCTCTTCAGGCAGAAAGATCATCACCATCAGTGTGAAGTCAAGTAGTGCAGATACAATACACATATCATGGAGGGTGTCACAGCCCATGACTGCCCTGCGGCTCAGCTGGCTAAAGCTGGGACACAGCCCTGCCTTTGGCTCCATCACTGAGACCATTgtgcagggggagaggaaggagtacCTGCTCACTGCGCTGGAGCCAGAGTCTTCCTATAGGATATGCATGGTTCCCATGGAGACCAGCAACATTTACCTGTCAGACGAGACCCCCGTGTGcatagagacagagactggTTCTCACAAATCATACAACCCGACCACAACTTtaaacagagagcaggagaaagagcCTTACAAAAATTCCAGTCTGCCTTTGGCTGCCATCATTGGAGGGGCTGTGGCTCTTTTGGCAATAATCATGTTGGCACTGGTGTGTTGGTATGTCCACAGGAACGGTTCACTTTTTTCCAGAAACTGCACCTACAACAAAGGCCGTCGGAGAAAGGATGACTATGCTGAGGCTGGCACTAAGAAGGACAACTCCATCCTAGAAATACGAGAGACTTCTTTTCAAATGATACCTATAAATCACCTGCCTGTGTCCAAGGAGGAGTTTGTGATACACACGATTTTCCCACCTAATGGCCTGAGTTTATACAAAAGCCCACATAGCGagaacaacattaacaacaggAGCTACAGAGACAGTGGAATACCAGATTCAGACCATTCCCATTCATGA